A single Eubalaena glacialis isolate mEubGla1 chromosome 18, mEubGla1.1.hap2.+ XY, whole genome shotgun sequence DNA region contains:
- the NPAS1 gene encoding neuronal PAS domain-containing protein 1, whose amino-acid sequence MAAPYPSSGGGGEVRCGGGRGGSVPWDFLPGFVVKTPPGPCLQAQRKEKSRNAARSRRGKENLEFFELAKLLPLPGAISSQLDKASIVRLSVTYLRLRRFAALGAPPWGLRSAGPQAGLAPGRRGPVALVSEVFEQHLGGHILQSLDGFVFALNQEGKFLYISETVSIYLGLSQVELTGSSLFDYIHPGDHSEVLEQLGLRAPTPGPPTPPSVPSSSSSSSSSSSLADTPEIEASPTEVPPSSRVQERSFFIRMKSTLTKRGLHVKASGYKVIHVTGRLRARALGLVALGHTLPPAPLAELPLHGHMIVFRLSLGLTILACESRVSDHMDLGPSELVGRSCYQFVHGQDATRIRQSHLDLLDKGQVMTGYYRWLQRAGGFVWLQSVATVAVSGKSPGERHVLWVSYVLSQAEGGQIPLDAFQLPASVAHEDTSSPEPAPTEPEPPVEGKQAAPPQEDKAPQPRGKPIKVEPGPGETEDPEDSGDEEPSGHLAPTRPEFTSVIRAGALKQDLVGPWGLAPPGDPPPSLLHTGFLPPVVRGLCAPGTIRYGPAELGLMYPHLQRLGPGPTLPEAFYPALGLPYPGPLGTRVQRKGD is encoded by the exons ATGGCGGCCCCCTACCCCAGCAGTGGCGGTGGAGGCGAGGTCAGGTGCGGGGGAGGTCGCGGCGGCAGCGTCCCTTGGGACTTTCTGCCGGGGTTCGTGGTCAAGACCCCGCCCGGACCCTG CCTGCAGGCGCAGCGCAAGGAGAAGTCCCGTAACGCGGCGCGCTCGCGGCGCGGAAAGGAGAACCTGGAGTTCTTCGAGCTGGCCAAGCTACTCCCGCTGCCCGGAGCCATCTCCAGCCAGCTGGACAAGGCGTCCATCGTGCGCCTCAGCGTCACCTACCTCCGCCTGCGCCGCTTCGCCGCTCTCGGGGCGCCGCCCTGGGGGTTGAGGTCCGCGGGGCCGCAGGCTGGCCTAG CCCCAGGCCGCAGGGGCCCCGTGGCGCTGGTCTCCGAAGTCTTCGAGCAGCACCTGGGAGGACACATCCTGCAG TCCCTGGACGGCTTCGTGTTTGCCTTGAACCAGGAAGGGAAGTTCCTCTACATCTCAGAGACAGTCTCCATTTATCTGGGTCTCTCACAG GTGGAGCTGACGGGCAGCAGCCTCTTCGACTACATTCATCCGGGAGACCACTCCGAGGTGCTGGAGCAACTGGGGTTGCGGGCCCCGACCCCcgggccccccaccccgccctccgtcccctcctcttcttcctcctcctcatcgtCCTCCTCGCTTGCGGATACCCCTGAGATCG AGGCCAGCCCCACCGAGGTGCCCCCCTCCTCCCGGGTCCAGGAGCGCTCCTTCTTCATCCGTATGAAATCCACCCTCACCAAGAGGGGGCTGCACGTCAAGGCCTCAGGGTACAAG GTCATCCATGTGACCGGTCGCCTTCGGGCCCGCGCCCTGGGCCTTGTGGCCCTTGGCCACACGTTGCCCCCGGCCCCACTGGCTGAGCTGCCGCTGCACGGACACATGATCGTCTTCCGACTCAGCCTGGGTCTCACCATCCTTGCTTGTGAGAGCAG AGTCAGCGACCACATGGACCTGGGGCCCTCGGAGCTAGTGGGCCGCAGCTGCTACCAGTTTGTCCACGGCCAGGATGCAACCAGGATCCGCCAAAGCCACCTGGACC TGCTGGACAAGGGCCAGGTGATGACCGGTTACTACCGTTGGCTGCAGCGCGCCGGGGGCTTCGTGTGGCTGCAGTCCGTGGCCACCGTGGCCGTGAGTGGGAAGAGCCCTGGAGAGCGCCACGTGCTCTGGGTCAGCTACGTGCTCAG TCAAGCTGAGGGGGGCCAGATACCTCTGGACGCCTTCCAGCTTCCGGCCAGTGTGGCCCATGAGGACACGTCCAGCCCGGAGCCAGCACCCACAG AACCAGAGCCTCCAGTGGAAGGAAAGCAGGCCGCCCCCCCGCAGGAGGACAAggccccccagcccaggggcaAACCCATCAAAGTGGAGCCCGGCCCGGGGGAGACTGAAGACCCGGAGGATAGTGGGGATGAGGAGCCGTCCGGCCACCTGGCCCCAACGAGGCCCGAGTTCACGTCGGTCATCCGGGCGGGGGCCCTGAAGCAGGACCTGGTGGGGCCGTGGGGCCTGGCGCCTCCTGGGGAccccccaccttccctcctgCACACTGGCTTCCTGCCCCCCGTGGTGCGGGGCCTGTGCGCGCCTGGCACCATCCGCTACGGCCCTGCCGAGCTGGGCCTCATGTACCCACACCTGCAGAGGCTGGGCCCAGGCCCCACCCTCCCCGAGGCCTTCTACCCCGCGCTGGGCCTGCCCTACCCGGGGCCCCTGGGCACCAGGGTGCAGCGGAAGGGGGACTGA
- the TMEM160 gene encoding transmembrane protein 160, giving the protein MGGGWWWARAARLARLRFRGALLPPPRPRSGGARGSFAPGHGPRAGASPSPVSELDRADAWLLRKAHETAFLSWFRNGLLASGIGVISFMQSDMGREAAYGFFLLGGLCVVWGGASYVVGLAALRGPMQLSLGGAAAGVGAVLAAGLLWACAVGLYMGQLELDVELVPEDDGTAAAEGPDEAGRPPPE; this is encoded by the exons ATGGGAGGTGGCTGGTGGTGGGCTCGGGCTGCCCGCCTTGCCCGGCTCCGCTTCCGGGGGGCGCTGCTGCCGCCTCCGCGGCCCCGGAGCGGGGGCGCCCGGGGGTCCTTTGCTCCTGGCCACGGCCCCCGCGCTGGGGCTTCGCCGTCCCCAGTGTCCGAGCTGGACCGCGCAGACGCCTGGCTCCTCCGGAAGGCTCATGAGACAG cctTCCTCTCCTGGTTCCGCAATGGCCTCCTGGCATCAGGCATCGGGGTCATCTCCTTCATGCAGAGTGATATGGGTCGGGAGGCCGCCTACG GCTTCTTCTTGTTGGGCGGCCTGTGTGTGGTGTGGGGCGGCGCCTCCTATGTGGTGGGCCTGGCGGCGCTGCGGGGGCCCATGCAGCTCTCGCTGGGGGGCGCGGCCGCAGGCGTGGGCGCCGTGCTGGCCGCCGGCCTGCTCTGGGCTTGTGCCGTTGGCCTCTACATGGGCCAGCTGGAGCTGGACGTGGAACTGGTGCCCGAAGACGACGGGACCGCCGCGGCGGAAGGGCCGGACGAGGCGGGCCGGCCGCCACCGGAGTGA